The proteins below come from a single Cetobacterium sp. ZOR0034 genomic window:
- a CDS encoding sensor domain-containing diguanylate cyclase has translation MSNINFFEKISCSALICKNDPYSTILQANSAFYKLIGYTKEEMFQLFENKFSELVIDDLEEILKKVGNAVKDKNVLDYEYRIKNKNGDILWIHDIATYNPEDDLFYVVIMDITYRENILKNISKSSELDSLSKLLNRGALEKRIEKKISNKKTESQAIFLIDLDNFKQLNDTMGHQVGDEIIKITGEKLKLIFGKDSIVGRLGGDEFIVYLDNPSSEKLLHHYAENILNNLKFDSNNIIIESSIGVIYDKNKIYNFDNLYKFSDIALYEVKNKKKGNYILKSI, from the coding sequence ATGTCTAATATAAATTTCTTTGAAAAAATAAGTTGTAGCGCTTTAATCTGTAAAAATGACCCTTATTCTACAATACTTCAGGCAAACTCTGCTTTTTATAAATTAATTGGATACACTAAAGAGGAGATGTTTCAACTTTTTGAAAATAAATTTTCTGAATTAGTCATAGATGATCTAGAAGAGATCTTAAAAAAAGTCGGTAATGCAGTAAAAGATAAAAATGTTTTGGATTATGAATATAGAATAAAAAATAAAAATGGAGATATCTTGTGGATTCACGATATAGCAACATATAATCCCGAAGATGATCTTTTTTATGTTGTTATTATGGATATTACATATCGTGAAAACATCTTAAAAAATATCTCTAAATCTTCAGAACTTGATTCTTTATCTAAACTTTTAAATAGAGGTGCTTTAGAAAAAAGAATTGAAAAAAAGATTTCAAATAAAAAAACTGAATCTCAAGCTATATTTCTGATTGATTTAGACAATTTCAAACAACTCAATGATACTATGGGACACCAAGTTGGAGATGAAATTATAAAAATAACTGGTGAAAAACTAAAATTAATTTTTGGAAAAGATTCTATTGTTGGTCGACTTGGAGGAGATGAATTTATTGTTTACTTAGATAATCCTTCTTCTGAAAAGCTACTTCATCATTATGCTGAAAACATTTTAAATAACTTAAAATTTGATTCAAATAACATTATTATCGAATCATCTATAGGTGTCATTTATGACAAAAATAAAATTTATAACTTCGATAACTTATATAAATTTTCAGATATTGCACTTTATGAAGTCAAAAATAAAAAAAAGGG